Part of the Candidatus Binatia bacterium genome, GACGGTCGTGGGCGGACCCGTTGCTAGTCGGCGGCGTACCCGAGGCGCCGCGACAGGCTGTTCACTCGCTGCCGCAATCCAGCCGACAGGGCGTCCGCGAGGAGGCCTTCGGCGCCGCCAACGCGGTCCTTCCGGATGGCGTCCGTCTCCTAGATCTTCACATCGCCGCCCCCGCTGTCGTGACGGGCGAGGAACGCGCGCCCAGTCACTGCCGGATCCCAGGACAGCCCGAGAAACTCGAAGGCCGGCTGAATCTGGAACGGGGGCACGCTCGAACGGAAGCGGATCGGCTCGTCGGTCTTGCGTAGACGTAAGGGCGTGACGAGCGGCCCCAACGACCAAGCGGCCGCCAAAAGACCGCCGAGGAAGTCGTAGCGCGGATCTCGCGGATGGTTCGCGAGCGGCCGAAGCCGGGCAGCAGGACGGACTCCAACTCTTGCCAGTCGTCCTTCAGGTCCGTCTTCCTGCGCTGACGGTTGTTCTGTGGGCACTCGGCACCTAGCTTCGGGCAGATGTCGAGTGCCCGACGGAAAGTGTTGCTCTCGTGGAGTAGCGGCAAGGACAGCGCGTGGAGCCTCCACGTGCTGCGCCAGCAGCCCGATATCGAACTCGTCGGGCTGCTCACCACGGTCAACGTCACCCATGAGCGCGTGGCAATGCACGCGGTGCGACGAGATCTCCTCGCCACTCAGGCCGCAGCAGCGGGGCTTCCCCTCCAGGAGATCCCCATCCCGATCGGTTGCAGCAACGAGCAGTACGATGCGGCGATGGCATCCGCCCTCGATCGAGCGAAGGGAGCCGGCATCAAGGCCGTCGCCTTCGGGGATCTCTACCTCGAGGACATTCGGAAATACCGCGAGGAGCGCCTCGAGGGCACCGGGATCGAGCCGCTCTTCCCCCTGTGGGGCGAACCGACCGACGCTCTCATCCAGACGATGATCCGCGGCGGTCTACGCGCGCGGATCACCTGTGTCGACCCTCGCCAGATGCCCGAGGCCCTCTGTGGCTCGGAGATCGACGCCGCGTTCCTCGCGGCCCTCCCTGCCGGCGTGGATCCGTGCGGGGAGAACGGTGAGTTCCATAGCTTCGCGTTCGCCGGGCCGATGTTCGATCACGAGATCGACCTACGGGTCGGTGAGACCGTCACGCGCGACGGCTTCGTGTTCACCGACCTGCTTCCGACCGCCGCGTCGAACGAAGCCTAGACGTAATGCAGGATCGTGGGCACGTACTCGATGAAGTTGCCCCGCCCTCGAATGATCACCGTGTGCTCGGCAACGCCTGCGTCCCCGAACCCAACTTCGGCCTTCGCCCGGACGGTCGCGGCGATCCGGATGCTCAGCCAGAGCAGAATCAATCCCATGATGCCGGAGTAGAAGCCGGTGATCGGAATTGCCTCCATCGAAGTCCTCCTTGGGCGTCGGTTCATCGATCCATGAATGGGCCCTCGCAGCCATCACGCAGCGGGGCCGCTCTTCCAACTGCTGTCCAAAGGCGGTTTCCGATTGAACCCACCCGCCAGCGAACTCCGCACGGAGGTAGAAACGCCCGGAGGAGTCGTAGCGATGCTCACGATCTGTCTGAGCATTGCACCTGCCCGCGCCGCTGAAGAGGGCTCGGGAACGAGCGATGCATCCAGCTCCTGCGCGATCACGAAGGTCGCCGTGACGAAGTTCGGCATCTCCTTCGGCGCCTGCCACTTCTAGAAGAGCCCACCGTACGAACCGCGCGTGCGCCTCGAGTGCGACTCGGGCGAGGTCGTCGTCGCCGTATTTGAAGATGGCGTCCGTTGCTGCGCGCTCGAATTGAAGTAGGGATTCCCCCAGCGGGCGGCGCAGAATTCGCAGAGCCTGTGCCCGGTGCGCATTGACGTACGGAAGGACCCCAAGGCAGTTCGGTGACTCTCCCACTGCCCCGAGGTCGTACGCTCGTTCCGTGCGACATCGGCGGAGGATCCCATGCGTAATTCGCTCTACATCGCCCTTGGTCTGACTGTGGCCGCCGTCGCCGGCTGCAACCTACCCGAGGAAGTCTGGAAGACCGACGAGCTCCGGTTGACGGTCGTCGAGCGAGAGCCCGACCGCCTCGTGCTCGTCGCGGCGCCGAGCCTCCCAGCGAACTTCGTCGACGTGCATTACCGGGTGAACGGCGGTTCACAGCTGAACCTGCGCATGAGCATTGTCGGCCCGCGTTGGCGCTACCGCATCGAGGGGCTCTCCGCGGGAGACGTCGTCGACTACTTCGTCACTTACGAACGCAATG contains:
- a CDS encoding MAPEG family protein, with product MEAIPITGFYSGIMGLILLWLSIRIAATVRAKAEVGFGDAGVAEHTVIIRGRGNFIEYVPTILHYV
- a CDS encoding adenine nucleotide alpha hydrolase, with product MSSARRKVLLSWSSGKDSAWSLHVLRQQPDIELVGLLTTVNVTHERVAMHAVRRDLLATQAAAAGLPLQEIPIPIGCSNEQYDAAMASALDRAKGAGIKAVAFGDLYLEDIRKYREERLEGTGIEPLFPLWGEPTDALIQTMIRGGLRARITCVDPRQMPEALCGSEIDAAFLAALPAGVDPCGENGEFHSFAFAGPMFDHEIDLRVGETVTRDGFVFTDLLPTAASNEA